The Azospirillum baldaniorum genome contains a region encoding:
- a CDS encoding ABC transporter substrate-binding protein, translated as MKRQLGTALLSGTALLLATMLPAAAQQGARISNDVVRIGVITDLSGAFSDQSGRGSIAAAQMAVEDFGGTVLGKPIEVLTADHQNKVDVGSSIVREWIDAQNVDLIQDVANSGLALAVADIVRDKNRVAIFNGPSVTRLTGDKCTPNTIHYAYDAYALAKGTGAQTIKQGGDTWYFLTVDFAFGHGLEENTAKIVQENGGKVLGAVRFPLNNLDFASYVTQAQASGAKIVGLATTGMDARNAIKAAAEFGLTQSGQQLAGLLLFDTDVHALGLEATQGMYLTTAFYWDRDDETRAFSRRFHERVKIMPNMGQAGVYSSTLAYLKAIEAAGTDEAGPVMEKLKSTRINDVFVKDGWVREDGRLMREMYLMQVKKPSESKYSWDYYTLRATIPAEEAFRPLSQSDCPLVKK; from the coding sequence ATGAAGCGTCAGTTGGGCACCGCGCTGCTGTCCGGGACCGCGCTGCTGCTCGCCACCATGCTGCCGGCGGCGGCGCAGCAAGGGGCCAGGATCTCGAACGATGTCGTCCGGATCGGGGTCATCACCGACCTGTCCGGGGCCTTCTCCGACCAGAGCGGCCGCGGCTCCATCGCCGCCGCGCAAATGGCGGTGGAGGATTTCGGCGGCACGGTGCTGGGCAAGCCCATCGAGGTGCTGACCGCCGACCACCAGAACAAGGTGGATGTCGGGTCGTCCATCGTGCGCGAGTGGATCGACGCGCAGAACGTCGACCTCATCCAGGACGTGGCGAACTCCGGTCTGGCGCTGGCGGTGGCGGACATCGTCCGCGACAAGAACCGTGTCGCCATCTTCAACGGCCCGTCCGTCACCCGCCTGACCGGCGACAAATGCACGCCCAACACCATCCACTACGCCTACGATGCCTACGCGCTGGCCAAGGGCACCGGGGCGCAGACGATCAAGCAGGGCGGTGACACCTGGTACTTCCTCACCGTCGATTTCGCCTTCGGCCACGGGCTGGAGGAGAACACGGCGAAGATCGTCCAAGAGAACGGCGGCAAGGTCCTGGGCGCCGTGCGCTTCCCGCTGAACAACCTCGATTTCGCGTCCTACGTGACGCAGGCGCAGGCATCGGGTGCCAAGATCGTCGGCCTCGCCACCACCGGGATGGACGCGCGCAACGCCATCAAGGCGGCCGCCGAGTTCGGCCTGACCCAGAGCGGGCAGCAACTCGCCGGTCTCCTGCTGTTCGACACCGACGTCCACGCCCTGGGGCTGGAGGCGACGCAGGGGATGTACCTGACCACCGCCTTCTACTGGGACCGCGACGACGAGACCCGCGCCTTCTCCCGGCGCTTCCACGAGCGGGTGAAGATCATGCCGAACATGGGGCAGGCCGGCGTCTATTCCTCGACGCTCGCCTACCTGAAAGCCATCGAGGCCGCCGGCACCGACGAGGCCGGCCCCGTCATGGAAAAGCTGAAGAGCACGCGGATCAACGACGTGTTCGTGAAGGACGGCTGGGTGCGCGAGGATGGTCGCCTCATGCGTGAGATGTATCTGATGCAGGTGAAGAAGCCATCCGAATCCAAGTATTCCTGGGACTACTACACCCTGCGCGCCACGATTCCCGCCGAGGAGGCATTTCGGCCGCTCTCGCAAAGCGATTGCCCCCTCGTGAAGAAATGA
- a CDS encoding efflux RND transporter periplasmic adaptor subunit yields MRIDQLRRHGGACALVAMLLMGCEQSEPVTDNPAPQVSVLTVAPSRLELTDDLPGRVAALRVAEIRPQVSGIVLRRSFEQGSEVAAGQPLFQIDPAPFKSEVDMAAAALQRTTVGLERARVQVARLQPLLKADAVSRQVYDDAVFQRDQAVADVAQARATLARRELDLKFATVEAPIPGRIDQALVTEGALVGGSDGNPMARIQQIDQVYVDVRQPASSLAPLRKAMALRKADSRDGLPVAILRGDGEPYEATGRVLFSGISVDPGTGDVLLRILVDNPRRDLLPGMFVRARVPRTSYADALTLPQQAVVRVGGQPQVWTLDGNDQASLKPVELGELVDRRYRVSAGLEAGRRVVVEGMERLSEGVPVSARDWPVSKPTATTMR; encoded by the coding sequence ATGAGGATCGACCAGTTGCGCCGTCATGGTGGCGCCTGTGCCCTGGTGGCGATGCTGCTGATGGGGTGTGAGCAATCCGAACCGGTCACGGACAATCCGGCCCCGCAGGTTTCCGTTCTCACCGTTGCGCCATCCCGGCTGGAGCTGACCGACGACCTGCCGGGCCGCGTCGCCGCGTTGCGGGTTGCCGAGATACGGCCGCAGGTGAGCGGCATCGTGCTGCGCCGGAGCTTCGAGCAGGGCAGCGAGGTGGCTGCCGGCCAGCCGCTGTTCCAGATCGACCCGGCGCCGTTCAAGTCCGAGGTGGACATGGCTGCCGCCGCCCTGCAGCGGACAACGGTGGGGCTGGAGCGTGCCAGGGTGCAGGTGGCGAGGCTGCAGCCGCTGCTCAAGGCCGATGCCGTCAGCCGCCAAGTCTACGACGACGCGGTGTTCCAGCGCGATCAGGCCGTGGCCGACGTGGCGCAGGCCCGCGCGACCCTGGCCCGCCGCGAACTCGACCTGAAATTCGCCACGGTGGAGGCGCCGATTCCGGGACGCATCGACCAAGCGCTGGTGACCGAGGGGGCGTTGGTCGGCGGCAGCGACGGCAACCCGATGGCGCGCATCCAGCAGATCGATCAGGTCTATGTGGATGTGCGTCAGCCGGCGTCCTCGCTCGCTCCCCTGCGCAAGGCCATGGCCCTGCGGAAAGCGGACTCCAGGGATGGCCTGCCGGTCGCCATTCTGCGCGGCGACGGCGAACCGTACGAGGCGACCGGGCGCGTGCTGTTCTCGGGCATCTCCGTCGATCCCGGCACGGGCGACGTGCTGCTCCGCATCCTCGTCGACAACCCGCGGCGCGACCTGCTCCCGGGCATGTTCGTTCGTGCGCGGGTGCCGCGCACGAGCTACGCCGATGCCCTGACCCTTCCTCAGCAGGCGGTGGTGCGCGTCGGCGGCCAGCCGCAGGTGTGGACGCTCGACGGGAACGATCAGGCTTCCCTCAAGCCGGTGGAACTCGGCGAACTGGTGGACCGCCGCTATCGCGTCAGCGCCGGCCTCGAAGCCGGGCGGAGGGTCGTGGTCGAGGGCATGGAGCGCCTGTCCGAGGGCGTCCCGGTGAGCGCGCGTGACTGGCCGGTTTCCAAACCGACCGCCACCACCATGCGCTGA
- a CDS encoding response regulator produces MSVLALVVEDEPDVARIITGYLDREGLRTVRAENGPIALDLHHQLRPDIVLLDVKIPKLDGYEVLAAIRRRGDTPVIMITALDEDLDKLQALRIGADDYIVKPFNPLEVVARVKAVLRRAMGRTDVAVLRVGPLEIDLTAHAVAVEGADGRVRIDFTATEFRILSHMARQPTRVFSRADLIDACLPEGNTLERTIDTHASNIRRKLHAAGAQDFFESIRGVGYRLSFVP; encoded by the coding sequence ATGAGCGTGCTGGCTTTGGTTGTGGAGGACGAGCCCGACGTCGCCCGGATCATCACGGGGTATCTTGATCGTGAAGGGCTGCGCACCGTCCGTGCGGAGAACGGTCCGATCGCGCTGGATCTGCATCACCAGCTCCGGCCCGACATCGTGCTCCTCGACGTCAAGATCCCCAAGCTCGACGGCTACGAGGTTCTGGCGGCCATTCGGCGTCGCGGCGATACGCCGGTGATCATGATCACGGCGCTCGACGAGGATCTCGATAAGCTTCAGGCCCTGCGGATCGGTGCCGACGACTACATCGTCAAGCCGTTCAACCCGCTGGAGGTGGTCGCCAGGGTCAAGGCCGTTCTGCGTCGGGCGATGGGCCGGACCGACGTCGCGGTGCTGCGGGTCGGTCCGCTGGAAATCGACTTGACGGCTCATGCCGTCGCTGTCGAAGGCGCCGACGGCCGGGTCCGCATCGACTTCACGGCGACGGAGTTCCGCATCCTCTCGCATATGGCGCGGCAGCCCACACGCGTTTTCAGCCGCGCCGACCTGATCGACGCCTGCCTGCCGGAAGGCAACACGCTGGAGCGGACGATCGATACGCACGCCAGCAACATCCGGCGCAAGCTCCACGCCGCCGGAGCTCAGGATTTCTTCGAGAGCATCAGGGGCGTCGGCTATCGGCTGTCGTTCGTTCCATGA
- a CDS encoding phosphoenolpyruvate hydrolase family protein, which yields MGKNGRLDVQIVSALRPWAETSDERLFCPAFGGHPVDRAEYLALLPVQDSNGRLLAALAEAPDAVPEGVCVGVLAVDPFRPVGPFLKTLRRFGVRAVANFPTTALFDGETGETLRGVGLGAEREVSFLEEAARGGFAVTGFAADADIGRRLRAAGAGRLVVHPGAATGDPSRDAEAVANAAAVAAELRQEGGGPVLLYRAADFEDHHDVMRRAADGLVLPPGAGHSNRP from the coding sequence ATGGGGAAAAACGGTCGGCTCGACGTACAAATCGTTTCTGCGCTCCGTCCCTGGGCGGAAACGTCCGATGAGCGGCTGTTCTGCCCAGCCTTCGGCGGGCATCCGGTGGACCGCGCCGAGTATCTGGCCCTGCTTCCCGTCCAGGACAGCAACGGGCGGCTGCTCGCCGCCTTGGCCGAAGCGCCGGACGCCGTGCCGGAGGGGGTGTGCGTCGGTGTGCTGGCGGTCGACCCCTTCCGGCCGGTGGGTCCGTTCCTGAAGACCCTGCGCCGGTTCGGGGTGCGCGCGGTCGCAAATTTCCCCACCACCGCGCTGTTCGACGGGGAAACCGGCGAGACGCTGCGCGGCGTCGGGCTCGGTGCGGAGCGGGAGGTGTCGTTCCTGGAGGAGGCTGCCCGTGGGGGATTCGCCGTCACCGGCTTCGCCGCCGACGCGGACATCGGCCGGCGCCTGCGGGCGGCGGGTGCGGGGCGCCTCGTCGTGCATCCGGGTGCCGCGACCGGCGATCCGTCGCGCGACGCCGAGGCGGTCGCGAACGCCGCCGCGGTCGCCGCCGAACTGCGCCAAGAGGGCGGCGGTCCCGTCCTCCTCTATCGAGCGGCCGACTTCGAGGACCATCATGACGTCATGAGGCGGGCGGCCGACGGGCTGGTGCTTCCGCCCGGCGCCGGTCACTCCAACAGGCCGTAG
- a CDS encoding phosphoenolpyruvate hydrolase family protein, with protein MPRIPRQQILDRFRGMMARGEPIVGGGAGTGLSAKCEEAGGIDLIVIYNSGRYRMAGRGSLAGLLAYGNANEIVVDMAREVLPVVRHTPVLAGVNGTDPFMIQDQFLRRLADLGFSGVQNFPTVGLIDGVFRANLEETGMGYGLEVDMIRAAHGLDLLTTPYVFSEGEAVAMAEAGADVIVCHLGLTTGGSIGAETALSLKDCVPKIDAWAEAALRVRKDVIVLCHGGPIATPEDASFVLGACTVCHGFYGASSMERLPTETALTEQTRRFKAITKQR; from the coding sequence ATGCCCCGCATTCCCCGTCAACAAATCCTCGACCGGTTCCGCGGCATGATGGCCCGCGGCGAACCCATCGTCGGCGGCGGCGCCGGTACCGGGCTGTCCGCCAAATGCGAGGAGGCGGGCGGGATCGACCTGATCGTCATCTACAACTCCGGCCGCTACCGCATGGCCGGGCGGGGCTCGCTGGCCGGGCTGCTCGCCTACGGCAACGCCAACGAGATCGTCGTCGACATGGCGCGCGAGGTGCTGCCGGTGGTCCGGCACACCCCGGTGCTGGCCGGCGTCAACGGCACCGATCCCTTCATGATCCAGGACCAGTTCCTGCGGCGGCTGGCCGATCTGGGCTTCTCCGGCGTGCAGAACTTCCCGACCGTGGGGCTGATCGACGGCGTCTTCCGGGCCAACCTGGAGGAGACCGGCATGGGCTACGGGCTGGAGGTGGACATGATCCGCGCCGCCCATGGCCTGGACCTGCTGACCACGCCCTACGTCTTCTCGGAAGGGGAGGCGGTGGCGATGGCCGAAGCCGGGGCCGACGTCATCGTCTGCCACCTCGGCCTGACCACCGGCGGCAGCATCGGGGCGGAAACGGCGCTGTCGCTGAAGGATTGCGTGCCGAAGATCGACGCCTGGGCGGAAGCGGCTTTGCGGGTGCGCAAGGACGTGATCGTTCTGTGCCACGGCGGCCCGATCGCCACGCCGGAGGACGCCTCCTTCGTCCTCGGCGCGTGCACCGTCTGCCACGGCTTCTACGGGGCGTCCAGCATGGAACGCTTGCCGACGGAAACCGCGCTGACCGAGCAGACGCGCCGCTTCAAGGCCATCACCAAGCAACGCTGA
- a CDS encoding SRPBCC family protein gives MARVYVSAVIDAPVGQVWDKARDFNGHHAWHPIIADSHIEDGLRSDTVGCVRNFGLTPGGRLREQLVSFSDREHSYTYTILESPLPLTDYVATFRLTEVTEGNRTFGEWWADFDCRPEDLPTLREQVGRNTFAAGFRALADLCGGGVTAPAATPAPP, from the coding sequence ATGGCACGGGTCTATGTCAGCGCCGTCATCGACGCGCCCGTCGGGCAGGTCTGGGACAAGGCGCGGGATTTCAACGGCCACCACGCCTGGCATCCCATCATCGCGGACAGCCACATCGAGGACGGGCTGCGCAGCGACACGGTCGGCTGCGTCCGCAACTTCGGGCTCACCCCCGGCGGCCGGCTGCGCGAACAGTTGGTGTCCTTCAGCGACCGTGAGCACTCCTACACCTACACGATCCTCGAATCCCCGCTGCCGCTCACCGACTACGTCGCGACCTTCCGCCTGACCGAGGTGACGGAGGGCAACCGGACCTTCGGCGAATGGTGGGCCGACTTCGACTGCCGGCCCGAGGATCTGCCCACGCTGCGCGAGCAGGTCGGCCGGAACACCTTCGCCGCCGGGTTCCGGGCGCTGGCGGACCTGTGCGGCGGCGGCGTCACAGCGCCTGCCGCAACTCCGGCCCCGCCTTGA
- a CDS encoding ATP-binding protein: MKQLVRIGMINWHLLPAVDIAVTADVGVIGENRSGKSTLLNLTQLVITGNNGRIFASTRAPLMRGPVITGPRPRRHPKLLSSSR, from the coding sequence GTGAAGCAGCTCGTCCGCATCGGCATGATCAACTGGCACCTGCTGCCCGCTGTCGACATCGCCGTGACCGCCGACGTCGGCGTGATCGGTGAGAACCGCAGCGGCAAATCGACCCTGCTCAATCTCACCCAACTGGTCATCACCGGCAACAATGGGCGCATCTTCGCCTCAACGCGAGCGCCACTCATGCGCGGACCGGTCATCACCGGGCCGCGGCCTCGCCGTCATCCGAAGCTCTTGTCGAGCAGTCGATAG
- a CDS encoding sigma-54-dependent Fis family transcriptional regulator gives MTHDRAPHHRTQLLDDLRRACAGRHTLLVGAAIGTGLAARAAARGGADFLLALAAGRFRTMGASSIATMLALRDSNAFVADFACSEIVDATPIPVFFGACAWGLAEEEFSPLMERLRGWGFGGVVNFPTVSHVDGRFREALERTGLGFAREVRLLEAARAAGLATVGYFRRREEALALAQAGVDVYCFNIGWNAGGAVGVPSGESVLQVGNRARGHIKAIRTADPGALCVIEGGPITTPQEMHEACREARADGYIGGSTIDRLPSESSMEDMTAAFKLVSTLQRRIDRLERRLDQTGQGMGLVGRTDALVEARARLERLGPDGGPVWVAGPDGSGRSLVANLLHGRGPQRQRPPMTVDARHLDGGWLFGVEPADGGRRRLGWVEAANGTTLVIENAEGLTPGTQAELAAFLERGSFRRQGGQDSLRSNARIILIGTAGLEAAAGAGTLVPNLALRLARRDIDLPPLSERLDDIPLLVEHFAAALRPSAGPVRLSPRAFRLLIAHDWPGNLRELRALVEQALDGSGDVIEAESLPSLDGKRTGRPRPDAPGDRSPKQSERDWILDGLRRHRFRRGETARFLGLSRKTLYNKMRHYGLLE, from the coding sequence ATGACCCATGACCGCGCGCCCCATCACCGGACTCAGCTGCTGGACGATCTGAGGCGGGCCTGCGCGGGCCGGCACACGTTGCTGGTCGGCGCCGCCATCGGCACCGGCCTTGCCGCCCGCGCGGCGGCGCGCGGCGGCGCCGACTTCCTGCTGGCGCTGGCCGCGGGACGCTTCCGCACCATGGGGGCGTCGTCCATCGCCACCATGCTGGCGCTGCGCGACAGCAACGCCTTCGTCGCCGACTTCGCCTGCTCGGAGATCGTCGACGCGACACCGATTCCGGTCTTCTTCGGCGCCTGCGCCTGGGGTCTCGCGGAGGAGGAGTTTTCTCCCCTCATGGAGCGGCTGCGCGGCTGGGGATTCGGCGGGGTGGTGAATTTCCCGACCGTGTCGCATGTCGACGGGCGCTTCCGCGAGGCGCTGGAGCGCACCGGCCTGGGCTTCGCGCGGGAGGTCCGCCTGCTGGAGGCGGCGCGGGCGGCCGGGCTGGCGACCGTCGGCTATTTCCGCCGCCGGGAGGAGGCGCTGGCGCTCGCCCAGGCGGGGGTGGACGTCTATTGCTTCAACATCGGCTGGAACGCCGGCGGCGCCGTGGGCGTGCCCAGCGGGGAGTCGGTGCTTCAGGTCGGCAACCGCGCCCGCGGCCACATCAAGGCGATCCGCACCGCCGACCCCGGCGCGCTGTGCGTGATCGAGGGCGGGCCGATCACCACCCCGCAGGAGATGCACGAGGCCTGCCGCGAGGCGCGCGCCGACGGCTACATCGGCGGCTCCACCATCGACCGCCTGCCCTCGGAAAGCTCGATGGAGGATATGACCGCCGCCTTCAAGCTGGTCTCCACCCTGCAGCGGCGCATCGACCGGCTGGAACGGCGCCTTGACCAGACCGGGCAGGGGATGGGGTTGGTGGGCCGCACCGACGCGCTGGTGGAGGCGCGGGCACGGCTGGAGCGTCTCGGCCCCGACGGCGGGCCGGTGTGGGTCGCCGGACCGGATGGCAGCGGGCGGTCGCTGGTGGCTAATCTGCTGCACGGACGCGGTCCGCAGCGCCAGCGTCCGCCGATGACCGTCGATGCCCGCCATCTGGACGGCGGGTGGCTGTTCGGGGTGGAGCCGGCGGACGGCGGACGCCGCCGTCTCGGCTGGGTCGAGGCCGCCAACGGGACGACGCTGGTGATCGAGAACGCGGAGGGCCTGACGCCCGGCACGCAGGCCGAGCTTGCCGCCTTCCTGGAGCGCGGCAGCTTCCGCCGCCAGGGCGGCCAGGACAGCCTGCGCTCCAACGCGCGGATCATCCTGATCGGAACGGCGGGCCTGGAGGCCGCGGCCGGCGCCGGGACGCTCGTGCCTAACTTGGCCCTCCGCCTCGCCCGACGCGACATCGACCTGCCGCCGCTGAGCGAGCGGCTGGACGACATTCCGCTGCTGGTCGAGCATTTCGCGGCGGCGCTGCGCCCGTCAGCGGGTCCCGTGCGCCTGTCGCCGCGTGCGTTCCGGCTGCTCATCGCCCATGACTGGCCGGGCAACCTCCGTGAACTGCGCGCCCTGGTCGAGCAGGCGCTGGACGGCAGCGGCGACGTCATCGAGGCGGAGTCCCTGCCTTCCCTGGACGGCAAGCGCACGGGCCGCCCGCGCCCCGACGCGCCCGGAGACCGGTCGCCCAAACAGTCGGAACGGGACTGGATTCTCGACGGCCTGCGGCGGCACCGCTTCCGCCGGGGGGAGACGGCCCGCTTCCTCGGCCTGTCGCGCAAGACGCTCTACAACAAGATGCGTCACTACGGCCTGTTGGAGTGA
- a CDS encoding TolC family protein — MTHAGLPSELLMARPDIVAAEQRLQAANAQIGAARAAFFPSVRLTVMGGVASGELSNLFAPGSGALQFVPQVSLPIFDGGRNRANLDPAKARESLAVIELNGPFKRPSTRRRTRWTAKRFWITRSRPDGRCMRWRHGVGR; from the coding sequence GTGACCCACGCCGGTCTGCCTTCCGAACTGCTGATGGCGCGTCCCGACATCGTCGCGGCGGAACAGCGGCTCCAGGCGGCCAACGCGCAGATCGGTGCCGCCCGCGCCGCCTTCTTTCCCTCGGTCCGGCTGACGGTGATGGGGGGCGTTGCCTCCGGCGAACTCAGCAACCTCTTCGCCCCCGGCAGCGGTGCGTTGCAGTTCGTTCCCCAGGTGAGCCTGCCGATCTTCGACGGCGGGCGGAACCGCGCCAACCTGGATCCGGCGAAGGCGCGCGAAAGCCTGGCCGTCATCGAGTTGAACGGGCCATTCAAACGGCCTTCCACGAGGCGTCGGACGCGCTGGACAGCCAAACGCTTCTGGATCACGAGGTCGCGGCCCGATGGGCGATGCATGAGGTGGAGGCACGGCGTCGGACGATGA
- a CDS encoding Tm-1-like ATP-binding domain-containing protein, with protein sequence MADAERGAATVYVVGCYDTKGIELDYVRGLIAAEGLRTVTVDVGTRPPAVPADVSARDVASCHPDGAEAVLGTDDRGLAVSRMADAFRRFVERRTDVAGMIGLGGSGGTAIIAPGMRTLPVGTPKLIVSTVASGNVASYVGETDLCMMASVTDVAGLNRISRRVLGNAAHAMAGMVARAIPETDTKPALGLTMFGVTTPCVTQVSLALDPAYDCLVFHATGTGGRAMEKLVASGLLAGVLDVTTTEVCDLLMGGVFSAGEERLDAIARAGIPYVGSCGALDMVNFGPRETVPDRYRDRLFYVHNPQVTLMRTTADENRAMGAWIGRKLNAFTGPVRFLIPEGGVSVLDAPGQPFHDPEADAALFDALERTVEQTDARRLVRLPHNINDPAFAAALVQAFRDIAAAGHGTTP encoded by the coding sequence ATGGCGGATGCGGAGCGAGGCGCGGCGACGGTCTATGTCGTCGGCTGCTACGACACCAAGGGAATCGAGTTGGACTATGTGCGGGGGCTGATCGCGGCGGAGGGGCTGCGCACGGTGACGGTCGATGTGGGCACCCGCCCGCCCGCCGTCCCGGCCGACGTCTCGGCGCGGGACGTCGCCTCCTGCCACCCCGATGGGGCGGAAGCGGTGCTGGGCACCGACGACCGCGGGCTGGCCGTGTCGCGCATGGCCGACGCGTTCCGGCGCTTCGTCGAGCGGCGCACCGACGTCGCCGGCATGATCGGGCTGGGCGGTTCCGGCGGCACGGCGATCATCGCGCCGGGCATGCGGACGCTTCCCGTGGGGACGCCCAAGCTGATCGTGTCCACCGTCGCTTCCGGGAACGTCGCGTCCTATGTCGGCGAGACGGACCTCTGCATGATGGCCTCGGTCACCGACGTCGCCGGGCTGAACCGGATTTCGCGCCGCGTGCTGGGCAACGCCGCCCACGCGATGGCCGGCATGGTGGCGCGCGCGATCCCCGAGACGGACACCAAGCCGGCGCTGGGCCTCACCATGTTCGGCGTGACGACCCCCTGCGTCACGCAGGTGTCCCTGGCGCTCGACCCCGCCTACGACTGCCTGGTCTTCCACGCCACCGGCACCGGCGGGCGCGCGATGGAGAAGCTCGTCGCCTCGGGCTTGCTGGCGGGCGTGCTGGACGTGACGACCACCGAGGTCTGCGACCTGCTGATGGGCGGCGTCTTCAGCGCCGGGGAGGAGCGGCTGGACGCCATCGCGCGGGCCGGCATCCCCTATGTCGGGTCCTGCGGCGCGCTGGACATGGTGAATTTCGGCCCGCGCGAGACCGTGCCCGACCGCTACCGCGACCGGCTGTTCTATGTGCACAACCCGCAGGTCACGCTGATGCGCACCACGGCGGACGAGAACCGGGCGATGGGCGCCTGGATCGGCCGCAAGCTGAACGCTTTCACCGGGCCGGTGCGCTTCCTCATCCCCGAAGGGGGCGTGTCGGTCCTCGACGCGCCGGGCCAGCCCTTCCACGATCCCGAGGCGGACGCCGCGCTGTTCGATGCGTTGGAGCGCACCGTCGAGCAGACGGACGCGCGCCGGCTGGTCCGCCTTCCCCACAACATCAACGACCCCGCCTTCGCCGCCGCGCTCGTCCAGGCCTTCCGGGACATCGCCGCGGCCGGCCACGGCACGACGCCATAA
- a CDS encoding ATP-binding protein, whose product MAGVTGLALIIMCAGSFLFYELVFFRFWAPEGFEGVPEPDSYWPTTPEWTAFLVLWAIGLGGAIVAAMRFARRLIHPLDAVATAARRIAAGDLGARAMPTKASFAETRQLIEDFNHMAGQLSRAETEMRAWHAAIAHELRTPLTILRGQIQGYVDGVFIPDPPSLQVLLVQVEGLSRIVDDLKILTLAQNGRLELRLETIDLAGEVASVVAITKPMLQQAGVSIHADLGSVMIHGDGARIRQVLTVLLENVRRYAAPCEVRIETRATRDHAILRVCDHGPGLPDGAEKIIFDPFWRSDASRSRESGGSGLGLAVVQAIAQAHGGVAVAMASEPQGVTFEIRLPKIGP is encoded by the coding sequence ATGGCGGGCGTGACCGGGCTGGCGCTCATCATCATGTGCGCCGGGTCCTTCCTGTTCTACGAACTCGTCTTCTTCCGGTTCTGGGCACCCGAGGGGTTCGAGGGCGTTCCCGAACCGGACAGCTACTGGCCGACGACGCCGGAATGGACCGCCTTCCTCGTGCTGTGGGCCATCGGATTGGGAGGGGCGATCGTCGCGGCGATGCGCTTCGCCCGTCGGCTCATCCATCCCCTGGATGCGGTCGCGACGGCGGCCCGGCGCATTGCCGCAGGCGATCTCGGCGCGCGGGCCATGCCGACGAAGGCGTCGTTTGCCGAAACGCGCCAACTGATCGAGGACTTCAACCACATGGCCGGACAGTTGAGCCGGGCGGAAACGGAAATGCGGGCCTGGCACGCCGCGATCGCTCACGAACTGCGCACGCCCTTGACCATTCTGCGCGGCCAGATACAGGGGTACGTCGATGGCGTCTTCATTCCCGACCCGCCGTCGCTTCAGGTCCTTCTCGTCCAGGTCGAGGGGTTGAGCCGGATCGTCGACGATTTGAAGATTCTGACGCTGGCGCAGAACGGGCGTCTCGAATTGAGGCTCGAAACGATTGATCTTGCGGGTGAAGTCGCCTCCGTGGTGGCGATCACCAAGCCGATGCTTCAGCAGGCCGGCGTGTCGATCCATGCGGATCTGGGGTCCGTGATGATCCACGGCGACGGTGCGCGCATCCGTCAGGTCCTGACGGTGCTGCTCGAAAACGTCCGGCGCTACGCCGCGCCCTGCGAGGTGCGCATCGAAACCAGGGCGACGCGCGATCATGCCATTTTGCGGGTCTGCGACCATGGCCCCGGTCTGCCGGACGGTGCGGAGAAGATAATTTTCGATCCCTTCTGGCGGAGCGACGCGTCCCGTTCGCGGGAGAGCGGTGGCAGCGGTTTGGGCTTGGCGGTGGTGCAGGCCATCGCGCAGGCCCATGGCGGCGTCGCGGTGGCGATGGCGTCGGAACCGCAAGGTGTGACGTTCGAGATCCGGCTGCCGAAAATCGGACCATAA